In Streptomyces hawaiiensis, one genomic interval encodes:
- a CDS encoding ISL3 family transposase: MNEVLPQLHELLFSSIDGVSVEPVEVTDTVVRIEARTTSSRAACPGCGCWSGRIHGSYLCFPRDLPAVGRFVVVSLRVRRFVCMDDSCPRKTFAEQVSGLTRRFGRRTERLRSTLVSVGLALAGRSGARMTDTFGAPVSRNTLLMLVTSLPDPPAAVPRVVGVDEYAQHRGRIYGTVLVDVETRRPIDLLPDREADTLAAWLAERPGIQIICRDRAPFFAEGATRGAPQALQVADRWHLWHNLGEAAEKCVYRHRGCLRPVPAPPDEPPQKTDPTTSSSWPTGHRFAERTRAKHATIHALLDAGHSKRSVARQLGMTLNTVMRFSRATTPEEMFTGQWQSRATPLDAYKPYHDQRWQEGCTNAWKLWEELCEQGYPRGYNSVRDYVSRVLRGKPQPVGPRPPSARAVTRWILTHPDALSESDRLQLKAALANCPELTTFAEHVRFFAHVITHLQGAHLPQWIESARATTDLINLSRFAQHLERDLDAVTAGLTQPWNSGVVEGHVNRIKMLKRQMFGRAGFELLCKWVLLACPGVTISYEADKSRMSITKPRSVSRRVTAHLGMPAGQGTPRTPPSASDP, from the coding sequence GTGAACGAAGTGCTGCCGCAGCTGCATGAATTGCTGTTCTCCTCGATCGACGGTGTGTCCGTGGAGCCGGTCGAGGTGACCGACACAGTCGTCCGGATCGAGGCCCGTACAACTTCCAGTCGGGCGGCCTGCCCGGGATGCGGATGCTGGTCAGGTCGAATACACGGCTCCTACCTGTGCTTTCCCCGTGACCTACCGGCGGTCGGCAGGTTCGTCGTGGTGTCGTTACGGGTGCGTCGGTTCGTTTGCATGGACGATTCCTGTCCGCGCAAGACCTTCGCCGAGCAGGTGTCCGGCCTGACCCGCCGGTTCGGCCGGCGGACCGAGCGGCTGCGATCGACTCTGGTCTCGGTCGGTCTCGCGCTCGCGGGCCGGTCCGGCGCACGGATGACGGACACCTTCGGGGCCCCGGTCAGTCGGAACACCCTGCTGATGCTGGTCACCTCGCTCCCGGACCCGCCCGCCGCCGTGCCTCGCGTGGTCGGCGTGGACGAATACGCCCAGCACAGGGGCCGGATCTACGGAACTGTGCTCGTCGACGTTGAGACACGTCGTCCGATCGACCTCCTGCCCGACCGGGAGGCGGACACGCTCGCGGCCTGGCTCGCCGAGCGCCCCGGCATCCAGATCATCTGCCGCGACCGCGCCCCCTTCTTCGCCGAAGGCGCCACCCGCGGTGCCCCTCAGGCTCTCCAGGTCGCTGACCGGTGGCATCTGTGGCACAACCTTGGCGAGGCTGCGGAGAAATGCGTCTACCGGCATCGCGGCTGCCTGCGCCCCGTGCCGGCACCGCCGGACGAACCACCGCAGAAAACGGATCCGACCACGTCATCGTCCTGGCCGACAGGACACCGGTTCGCCGAGCGCACCCGCGCCAAGCACGCCACCATCCACGCGCTACTGGACGCCGGTCACAGCAAGCGTTCCGTCGCCCGGCAACTCGGCATGACCCTCAACACCGTCATGCGTTTCTCCCGAGCCACCACCCCGGAGGAGATGTTCACCGGCCAGTGGCAAAGCCGTGCGACCCCGCTTGACGCCTACAAGCCCTACCACGACCAGCGCTGGCAGGAAGGCTGCACCAACGCCTGGAAACTGTGGGAGGAGCTCTGCGAGCAAGGCTACCCACGCGGCTACAACAGCGTCCGCGACTACGTCAGCCGGGTACTGCGCGGCAAGCCCCAGCCGGTCGGGCCACGGCCGCCATCCGCCCGTGCCGTCACGCGTTGGATCCTCACGCACCCCGACGCCCTGTCCGAAAGTGACAGGCTCCAGCTCAAGGCCGCGCTGGCGAACTGCCCTGAACTGACAACTTTCGCCGAGCACGTGCGCTTTTTCGCCCACGTGATCACCCACCTGCAAGGCGCCCATCTCCCGCAGTGGATCGAATCGGCCAGAGCCACAACCGACCTGATCAATCTCAGCCGGTTCGCCCAGCACCTCGAACGCGACCTCGACGCCGTCACCGCCGGCCTCACACAGCCCTGGAACTCGGGTGTCGTAGAGGGGCACGTCAACCGCATCAAGATGCTCAAGCGCCAGATGTTCGGTCGCGCAGGCTTCGAACTCCTGTGCAAATGGGTCCTGTTGGCGTGCCCGGGTGTCACCATCTCATACGAGGCGGACAAGAGCCGTATGTCCATTACAAAGCCACGAAGCGTGAGTCGGCGCGTCACTGCTCATCTAGGGATGCCTGCCGGGCAAGGAACTCCTCGAACGCCGCCCTCTGCTTCGGATCCATGA
- a CDS encoding ATP-binding protein gives MTEREETNSVAIASNESFSGWTKTFTDPRLCAAIVDRLTFQRRAITQTGTESYRLAHTKAQAERAEAS, from the coding sequence CTGACCGAACGCGAGGAGACGAACAGCGTCGCCATCGCCTCCAACGAGTCCTTCAGCGGCTGGACCAAGACGTTCACCGACCCCAGGCTCTGCGCGGCGATCGTGGACCGCCTCACCTTTCAACGGCGCGCGATCACCCAGACCGGCACCGAGTCCTACCGCCTGGCCCACACCAAGGCCCAGGCCGAACGCGCCGAGGCCAGCTGA
- a CDS encoding NADP-dependent oxidoreductase: MKKVSFAEFGGPDVLQLIDAEEPHAGPGQIRIAVRAAGVNPVDWRVREGQILKAHPIELPAGVGLDAAGVVDEVGEGVDGVEVGDHVFGEGSSTYAEFAVLSAWARMPEGLTFEEAAGYPSVVETALRIIREAGVQPGQTLLVSGASGGVGSAVLQIARDRGITVIGTAGAANQDYLRSLGALATTYGEGWVERVRQLGHVDAALDLAGSGVIRELVELTGDPQKVISIADLDAPELGVRFSGVAGSVPDALAEAAGLISRRKLHIPVEKSYTLAEAAAAHIDSQAGHTRGRRVVVV; encoded by the coding sequence ATGAAAAAAGTGAGCTTCGCCGAGTTCGGCGGCCCGGACGTTCTGCAACTCATAGATGCCGAGGAGCCCCACGCGGGCCCCGGCCAGATACGCATCGCCGTGCGGGCGGCGGGCGTGAACCCCGTCGACTGGAGGGTCCGTGAAGGCCAGATCCTGAAGGCCCATCCGATCGAGTTGCCCGCCGGAGTCGGGCTGGACGCCGCCGGGGTGGTGGACGAGGTCGGCGAGGGCGTCGACGGGGTCGAGGTCGGCGACCACGTGTTCGGCGAAGGCTCCAGCACCTATGCCGAGTTCGCCGTGCTATCGGCCTGGGCCCGTATGCCTGAGGGTCTGACGTTCGAAGAGGCCGCCGGGTACCCCTCCGTGGTGGAGACCGCGCTGCGCATCATCCGCGAGGCCGGTGTGCAGCCCGGACAGACGCTGCTGGTCAGCGGTGCGTCCGGGGGAGTCGGATCGGCGGTGCTGCAGATCGCCCGCGACCGCGGCATCACGGTGATCGGCACCGCCGGGGCCGCGAACCAGGACTATCTGCGGAGCCTGGGAGCCCTCGCCACGACGTACGGCGAGGGCTGGGTCGAGCGAGTGCGGCAGCTCGGCCATGTCGACGCGGCCCTCGATCTCGCCGGCTCGGGCGTGATCCGCGAGCTCGTCGAGCTGACCGGGGACCCGCAGAAGGTGATCTCCATCGCCGATCTCGATGCGCCGGAGCTCGGTGTCCGGTTCTCCGGCGTGGCCGGGAGCGTGCCGGATGCGCTCGCCGAGGCCGCCGGCCTCATCTCGCGGCGAAAGCTCCACATCCCGGTCGAGAAGTCGTACACACTCGCCGAGGCCGCGGCGGCCCACATCGACAGCCAAGCCGGTCACACGCGCGGGCGCCGGGTCGTGGTCGTCTGA